One Spinacia oleracea cultivar Varoflay chromosome 4, BTI_SOV_V1, whole genome shotgun sequence DNA segment encodes these proteins:
- the LOC130459581 gene encoding uncharacterized protein: protein MEKDFEISVTVEDTDQLLSGAWLNISIIQVFVTALSELCIHDDCHPNSIGFMCPEMISATMLKSDADRILLYMTRSMSALSSKTFILCPYYEKSHWMLLVLCLSKREVYIFDSQQKKRNLMIKEPLNNVLNNRDH, encoded by the exons atggaaaaggactttgaaattagtgtcaccgttgaagacaccgatcaacttctctcgggagcatggctcaatatatcaataatacaagtttttgttac ggctttgagtgagttgtgtattcacgatgattgtcaccccaatagtattggattcatgtgcccggagatgatctcggccaccatgttaaagtccgatgcagatcgaattctattgtacatgacgaggtccatgagtgcacttagttctaagacattcatcttatgtccatactacgaaaa gagtcactggatgcttttagttctttgcttgtctaaacgtgaggtctacatatttgattctcaacagaagaagagaaatttgatgattaaggagccactaaacaa